A section of the Streptomyces sp. NBC_00178 genome encodes:
- a CDS encoding pentapeptide repeat-containing protein: MTRHTAHAADPDLQADCAHCFGLCCVALPFARSADFAADKAAAAPCGNLRQDFSCGIHEQLRGNGYNGCTVFDCFGAGQKVSQVTFRGRSWREEPEAARTMYEVFPVMRNLHELLRYIAEALDLHAARPLRRDLRRAHDRLDAMTRDTAQSLLAIDVMALRAEVNPLLLRASELARASVPGKKRDHRNADLMGKHMATAKLRGASMRGAYLIAADLSGADLRDADFIGADLRDANLCGADLTGALFLTQPQLNAARGDQATRIPAALQRPGHWAA; encoded by the coding sequence TTGACCCGGCACACCGCGCACGCCGCCGACCCCGACCTGCAGGCCGACTGCGCGCACTGCTTCGGTCTGTGCTGCGTGGCGCTGCCCTTCGCCCGCTCGGCTGACTTCGCCGCGGACAAGGCCGCTGCCGCCCCGTGCGGAAACCTTCGACAGGACTTCAGCTGCGGCATTCACGAGCAACTGCGCGGCAACGGTTACAACGGCTGTACGGTCTTCGACTGCTTCGGGGCCGGGCAGAAAGTCTCGCAGGTGACCTTCAGAGGGCGCAGCTGGCGCGAGGAGCCAGAGGCGGCCCGCACGATGTACGAGGTTTTCCCGGTGATGCGGAACCTGCACGAACTGCTGCGCTACATCGCGGAGGCCCTGGATCTCCACGCCGCCCGGCCGCTCCGCCGCGATCTGCGCCGCGCCCACGACAGGCTCGACGCGATGACGCGCGACACGGCCCAGTCGCTGCTCGCCATCGACGTGATGGCGTTGCGCGCCGAAGTGAACCCGCTGCTGCTGCGGGCCAGTGAACTCGCCCGCGCCTCGGTGCCCGGCAAGAAGAGGGACCACCGGAACGCCGACCTTATGGGCAAGCACATGGCGACCGCCAAACTGCGCGGCGCCAGTATGCGCGGCGCCTACCTGATCGCCGCCGACCTCTCCGGGGCGGACCTGCGCGACGCGGACTTCATCGGCGCGGACCTTCGGGACGCAAACCTGTGCGGGGCAGACCTTACGGGAGCCCTGTTTCTCACCCAGCCCCAGCTCAATGCCGCTCGAGGCGACCAGGCGACCCGGATCCCAGCGGCGTTGCAGCGACCGGGCCACTGGGCCGCGTAA
- a CDS encoding dihydrofolate reductase family protein: MRPLRYSINVTLDGCCHHEAGLPPDEESMRYWTAEMERADALLFGRVTYEMMESAWRKPTTGTWPDWMGEWQIPFAESIDRAKKYVVSSTLSGVDWNADLVRGDLGQAVQRLKQESGEGLWVGGVTLPRALAELGLIDEYEFLVQPVLAGHGPTLLAGLRERIQLEPVDRHEFRSGAVAQRYRPTRVTA; the protein is encoded by the coding sequence ATGAGACCACTTCGATACTCGATCAACGTCACCCTCGACGGCTGCTGCCATCACGAGGCAGGGCTCCCCCCGGACGAGGAGTCGATGCGCTACTGGACCGCTGAGATGGAGCGAGCCGATGCCCTGCTGTTCGGCCGGGTGACCTACGAGATGATGGAGTCGGCGTGGCGGAAGCCGACCACGGGCACGTGGCCTGACTGGATGGGTGAGTGGCAGATCCCGTTCGCCGAGAGCATCGACCGGGCGAAGAAGTACGTCGTGTCGAGCACGCTGAGCGGGGTCGATTGGAATGCCGACCTGGTGCGAGGCGACTTGGGGCAAGCGGTTCAGCGGCTCAAGCAGGAGTCGGGCGAGGGCCTGTGGGTGGGTGGCGTGACGCTTCCCAGAGCGTTGGCGGAGCTGGGACTGATCGACGAGTACGAGTTCCTTGTTCAGCCGGTCCTTGCCGGACACGGGCCGACGTTGCTCGCCGGTCTGCGTGAGCGCATCCAGCTCGAGCCCGTGGACCGCCATGAGTTCCGGTCGGGTGCGGTAGCCCAGCGATACCGGCCCACGCGAGTTACGGCTTGA
- a CDS encoding amidohydrolase family protein gives MPALDALACVTSVAARACGVEGREGRIVVGAGADFLAVRGNPAMDPASLPDVQAVFRAGVRVR, from the coding sequence GTGCCGGCCCTCGACGCGCTCGCCTGCGTGACGAGCGTGGCCGCCCGTGCGTGCGGGGTCGAGGGGCGCGAGGGACGGATCGTCGTGGGCGCCGGTGCCGACTTCCTCGCGGTGCGCGGCAACCCCGCGATGGACCCCGCCTCGCTTCCGGACGTCCAGGCGGTCTTCCGCGCCGGTGTGCGGGTGCGCTGA
- a CDS encoding Hsp20/alpha crystallin family protein produces MLMRTDPFREMDRIVQQLSGTSGTWSKPSVMPMDAYREGDDYVIAFDLPGVSTEAIDIDVERNMLTVKAERRPVAKADTVKVELSERPLGVFSRQIVLADSLDTERIHADYDAGVLTLRIPIAERAKPRKIAIGEGATRRQIST; encoded by the coding sequence ATGTTGATGCGCACTGACCCGTTCCGCGAGATGGACCGGATCGTCCAGCAGCTGTCGGGTACGTCCGGGACCTGGTCGAAGCCGTCCGTCATGCCGATGGACGCCTACCGTGAGGGCGACGACTACGTGATCGCTTTCGATCTCCCCGGTGTGAGCACCGAGGCGATCGATATCGACGTCGAGCGGAACATGCTGACTGTGAAGGCGGAACGCCGACCGGTCGCGAAGGCCGACACGGTGAAGGTGGAACTCTCCGAGCGCCCCCTCGGTGTCTTCTCCCGGCAGATCGTCCTGGCCGACTCCCTGGACACCGAGCGCATCCATGCCGACTACGACGCAGGTGTCCTGACCCTGCGCATCCCGATCGCGGAGCGTGCCAAGCCCCGCAAGATCGCCATCGGCGAAGGCGCCACCCGCCGGCAGATCTCTACCTGA
- a CDS encoding HSP18 transcriptional regulator translates to MTEATPPTSPVPFPAAAAALEAIDQSVRDAQTSPAQTPTAATPHPTDSGPHPALAALLMLRKVREELAGWESALIETARGQGASWAELAGPLGVASRQAAERRYLRLRPGAAGSTGEERVQATRDTRAADRTVTVWARDNAADLRRLAAQITALTNLPDSAAEAVGDLNLALADSDAARLVQPLTGFRPHLQPEDSGLAERIDALTQHTDQLRQNTHDQRSA, encoded by the coding sequence ATGACCGAAGCCACCCCACCGACCTCACCAGTCCCCTTCCCCGCCGCCGCAGCCGCACTGGAGGCCATCGACCAGTCCGTGCGGGACGCACAGACTTCCCCCGCACAGACACCCACAGCCGCGACGCCGCACCCAACCGACTCCGGCCCGCACCCTGCACTGGCCGCGCTGCTGATGCTGCGCAAGGTCCGCGAGGAGCTCGCCGGCTGGGAGAGCGCACTGATCGAGACCGCCCGCGGACAGGGCGCAAGCTGGGCCGAGCTCGCCGGGCCTCTCGGGGTCGCCAGCCGCCAGGCTGCCGAACGCCGCTACCTGAGGCTGCGGCCCGGCGCGGCCGGGAGCACGGGAGAGGAACGCGTCCAGGCCACCCGTGACACCCGCGCCGCCGACCGCACCGTCACCGTCTGGGCCCGCGACAACGCCGCCGACCTCCGCCGCCTCGCCGCACAGATCACCGCCCTCACCAACCTCCCCGACAGCGCCGCAGAAGCGGTCGGCGACCTGAATCTGGCCCTCGCCGACAGCGATGCCGCCCGCCTCGTGCAACCCTTGACCGGCTTCCGACCCCACTTGCAACCCGAGGACAGCGGCCTCGCCGAACGCATCGACGCCCTGACCCAGCACACCGACCAACTCCGCCAGAACACCCACGACCAACGCAGCGCTTGA